A region of the Pseudomonadota bacterium genome:
ATGTCGATGGGTTCATTCTTTTCATAGAGGTCAAGCATAACCTCATATATCTTACTGTGGGCATTTTTATAAAAATCATCAGGACTTACGATATCAACTATTTTATTTATAGAATCGGGGTCAACGAGGAGACCGCCGAGAAGAGACTGCTCAGCCTCTAAATTCTGAGGCGGGATACGGCTTTTTAGTCCCTGCATATTTCTCGGAGCTTTTGCCATCTATTCCTTTTTTTCTACCTCAATCTTCACCTTTGCATTGATATCCTGTTTCAGGTGGACCTCTATGGTATATGCACCGGTCATCTTGATTGGTTCATCAATCTTCACGTTCTTTTTATCTATCTCCACACCAAGAACCTTTTTTACTGCTTCAGTGATATCCTTTGGTGTTACAGAACCAAAGAGCTTTCCATCCATGCCAGCCTTTTTTTTGATAGTAAGGGAGCATTCCTCTATTTTTGCTTTCATCTCTTCTGCAGTCTTTAAGTTCCTCCCCTTTTTACTCGAAAGGCCTTTTACAATATTCTCAAATCTTTTAATGTTACCTTCCGTTGCCGGGAGAGCTAACCCTCTCGGTATCAAAAAATTTCTTCCATGGCCATCCTTCACATCAACAACCTGGCCCTTCTTGCCAGTACCCAGCACATCCTCTGTAAGTATGACCTTCATAACGTAGCCTCCATTATCCTGAAAGTGTGGTAAAAGGAAGAAAGGCAATATGTCGTGCCATCATTATCGCCTCTTTCAATTTTCTCTGATGTTTGGCGCATGTCCCTGTCATTCTCCTGGGCATTATCTTCCCCCGTTCTGTAATAAAATGCTTCAGGAGCTTCGGGTCTTTATAATTGATTACTAAATTCTGGTCCTGACAGAACCTGCAAACCCTTTTCCTTACATATACCCTCTTTTTCTGGGTATCATGCCCTCTTGCTGCTCTTACAAATCGTGCCATTTATTCCTCCATCCATAAGATTTTATTTGCTTTTAACTTAAAAACATCAGGCGACTTTACCATGGTCTTTGTAAGCATCCCTGATACCATTATATTCCTTCCCACCATCTCTCCAAAATCCTTGATTCCCTGTCGGTCGATAAGTACCACGTCAATACTAAAGGTTCCTTCTTCAACCCATAAAGGGAACATGACTATCCTTTCTCCCTTAGGGGTATAAACCACTTCTGGTTTTGTCTTTAATTTTCCTGAGAGGAAAATTCTGTTCACAAAAATTCACCTTCCAGTTCATCAAAAACAACCTGGTCAGGTGGTTTCTCAAGACCCTTTTCTTTCTCATCAACACTCACAAAGATGTATCTGAGGATTAGATCAAGGTTTCTGTAAAACTTGTCAAGCCCGGTAACGCCCCCCTCGTCCATATCGAGGAGAAAAAAGAAATAATGGCCCCTATCCTTCTTTTTGATAGGGTATGCAAGTTTTCTCACTGCCCAATCATCAACCTTAATTATGGTGGCGCCGGATTTCTCTATATTCCCTTTTATTCTTTTGAGCAGGTCTTCTTCCTCCTCCTTGGTGCAATCCGGGTTAATTACAACAATATTTTCATATCTTCCCACTTTACTCTCCTTTCGCATTGCCTACTACTGCACTTTTTAAGACTTTTACCCTTACCTTCTCAGCAATCTCTATGGTAACGGCGTCATCAGTAATCCCTGTTATTGTACCATACACACCACCAGAAGTTATAACTTTATCACCTTTCTTCAAATTTTCAGTAAATACCTTCTGCTGCTTTGACCTTTTTTGTTGTGGTCTGATTAATAGAAAATAAAAGACAACAAACAAAAGGATTAGGGGTAAAAAGGCCATATACCCGCCCCCCTGTCCAGAACCAGAACCTC
Encoded here:
- the rplI gene encoding 50S ribosomal protein L9; amino-acid sequence: MKVILTEDVLGTGKKGQVVDVKDGHGRNFLIPRGLALPATEGNIKRFENIVKGLSSKKGRNLKTAEEMKAKIEECSLTIKKKAGMDGKLFGSVTPKDITEAVKKVLGVEIDKKNVKIDEPIKMTGAYTIEVHLKQDINAKVKIEVEKKE
- the rpsF gene encoding 30S ribosomal protein S6; protein product: MGRYENIVVINPDCTKEEEEDLLKRIKGNIEKSGATIIKVDDWAVRKLAYPIKKKDRGHYFFFLLDMDEGGVTGLDKFYRNLDLILRYIFVSVDEKEKGLEKPPDQVVFDELEGEFL
- the rpsR gene encoding 30S ribosomal protein S18, which codes for MARFVRAARGHDTQKKRVYVRKRVCRFCQDQNLVINYKDPKLLKHFITERGKIMPRRMTGTCAKHQRKLKEAIMMARHIAFLPFTTLSG
- the yajC gene encoding preprotein translocase subunit YajC is translated as MNIAYAMGSQGGSGSGQGGGYMAFLPLILLFVVFYFLLIRPQQKRSKQQKVFTENLKKGDKVITSGGVYGTITGITDDAVTIEIAEKVRVKVLKSAVVGNAKGE